From Cotesia glomerata isolate CgM1 linkage group LG2, MPM_Cglom_v2.3, whole genome shotgun sequence, a single genomic window includes:
- the LOC123260222 gene encoding protein mono-ADP-ribosyltransferase PARP16 isoform X2 → MACLETQPHLYSKWCNKSLKDKFKIDSEQQDQSTAMSSAVPPVECCGLSEGHKKVLNLKNFISQDPQAADFKWSLFVAACHTYRHNTCLKPFPPMYTKNECKDIEALREAIEIIPPLAIMFERLDDPKVYDEHQAAIDLLHWVFIGLRDPNIKSVNKDSNGLFGKGIYLSSELEVSLHWAHSGYGWGGSMLGRELSCVALCELVDHPDVKKGDTEEPSNSLKIAVGKKVPNKYYLALNSDLVRIRYILVYSKDLCAIRHSEINGVVGWFKQNKLLTLLLGYVVLLVSVGLSHNKNVERYYKLFIKKIGFD, encoded by the exons aTGGCTTGTCTTGAAACTCAACCTCACCTCTACAGTAAATGGTGCAACAAATCACTGAAagacaaatttaaaatagaCAGCGAGCAGCAGGATCAGTCGACGGCGATGAGCAGCGCGGTACCACCAGTAGAGTGTTGTGGACTCAGCGAAGGtcataaaaaagtattaaatttgaaaaattttattagtcaagATCCTCAAGCCGCTGATTTCAAATGGTCGCTATTTGTTGCTGCTTGTCATACTTATAGACATAATACTTGTCTTAAGCCATTTCCACCAATGTACACTAAGAATGAATGCAAAGATATTGAAGCTttg agAGAAGCTATTGAAATAATTCCACCACTTGCTATTATGTTTGAGCGTCTAGATGATCCAAAAGTGTACGATGAACATCAAGCAGCAATTGATTTGTTACATTGGGTGTTCATAGGTCTTCGTGATCCTAACATTAAATCTGTCAACAAAGATTCT AATGGATTATTTGGAAAGGGAATTTATCTCTCTAGCGAACTAGAAGTTAGTTTACACTGGGCTCATTCAGGATATGGATGGGGTGGTAGTATGTTAGGTAGAGAATTGAGCTGCGTTGCTCTTTGTGAGTTAGTCGATCACCCAGATGTTAAAAAAGGCGATACag AAGAACCCAGTAATTCCTTGAAAATTGCCGTTGGAAAAAAAGTACCCAATAAGTATTACTTGGCGCTCAATAGTGATCTAGTTCGTATTCGCTACATTCTGGTCTATAGCAAAGATTTATGTGCAATAAG acATTCCGAAATAAATGGAGTTGTTGGCTggtttaaacaaaataaactcCTGACGCTTTTACTTGGTTACGTCGTACTTCTAGTCTCTGTGGGCTTaagtcacaataaaaatgttgaaagatactataaattatttattaaaaaaatcggatttgattga
- the LOC123260222 gene encoding protein mono-ADP-ribosyltransferase PARP16 isoform X1, producing the protein MACLETQPHLYSKWCNKSLKDKFKIDSEQQDQSTAMSSAVPPVECCGLSEGHKKVLNLKNFISQDPQAADFKWSLFVAACHTYRHNTCLKPFPPMYTKNECKDIEALREAIEIIPPLAIMFERLDDPKVYDEHQAAIDLLHWVFIGLRDPNIKSVNKDSFDSILNKVPSQLTVKKPNLIFQLVYPSESSREERWQNVMRGHSTFHAYHGSRLDNFHSIIHYGIQQHMSQNGLFGKGIYLSSELEVSLHWAHSGYGWGGSMLGRELSCVALCELVDHPDVKKGDTEEPSNSLKIAVGKKVPNKYYLALNSDLVRIRYILVYSKDLCAIRHSEINGVVGWFKQNKLLTLLLGYVVLLVSVGLSHNKNVERYYKLFIKKIGFD; encoded by the exons aTGGCTTGTCTTGAAACTCAACCTCACCTCTACAGTAAATGGTGCAACAAATCACTGAAagacaaatttaaaatagaCAGCGAGCAGCAGGATCAGTCGACGGCGATGAGCAGCGCGGTACCACCAGTAGAGTGTTGTGGACTCAGCGAAGGtcataaaaaagtattaaatttgaaaaattttattagtcaagATCCTCAAGCCGCTGATTTCAAATGGTCGCTATTTGTTGCTGCTTGTCATACTTATAGACATAATACTTGTCTTAAGCCATTTCCACCAATGTACACTAAGAATGAATGCAAAGATATTGAAGCTttg agAGAAGCTATTGAAATAATTCCACCACTTGCTATTATGTTTGAGCGTCTAGATGATCCAAAAGTGTACGATGAACATCAAGCAGCAATTGATTTGTTACATTGGGTGTTCATAGGTCTTCGTGATCCTAACATTAAATCTGTCAACAAAGATTCT TTTGATTCGATTTTAAACAAAGTGCCCTCGCAGTTGACTGTGAAAAAACCAAATTTAATATTCCAATTAGTATATCCAAGTGAATCTTCCCGAGAAGAACGTTGGCAAAACGTTATGCGAGGACATTCCACATTTCATGCGTACCATGGTAGTCGTTTGGATAATTTTCATTCCATTATTCACTATGGGATCCAGCAGCACATGAGCCAG AATGGATTATTTGGAAAGGGAATTTATCTCTCTAGCGAACTAGAAGTTAGTTTACACTGGGCTCATTCAGGATATGGATGGGGTGGTAGTATGTTAGGTAGAGAATTGAGCTGCGTTGCTCTTTGTGAGTTAGTCGATCACCCAGATGTTAAAAAAGGCGATACag AAGAACCCAGTAATTCCTTGAAAATTGCCGTTGGAAAAAAAGTACCCAATAAGTATTACTTGGCGCTCAATAGTGATCTAGTTCGTATTCGCTACATTCTGGTCTATAGCAAAGATTTATGTGCAATAAG acATTCCGAAATAAATGGAGTTGTTGGCTggtttaaacaaaataaactcCTGACGCTTTTACTTGGTTACGTCGTACTTCTAGTCTCTGTGGGCTTaagtcacaataaaaatgttgaaagatactataaattatttattaaaaaaatcggatttgattga